From Pseudonocardia autotrophica, one genomic window encodes:
- a CDS encoding WhiB family transcriptional regulator produces the protein MYVRSAPCDGGVIQTESGGGCSSPAGEQSPAGAAATGQWSALPCRNGDADLWFAESPTELEQAKELCAGCPVRDACLSGALSRGEPWGVWGGEIFDRGQVIPRKRPRGRPRKADLERDRAYALAAGC, from the coding sequence GTGTACGTGAGATCCGCTCCGTGTGACGGCGGAGTGATCCAGACCGAGAGCGGTGGCGGCTGCTCGTCGCCCGCAGGCGAGCAATCGCCGGCCGGAGCAGCCGCCACCGGGCAGTGGTCGGCCCTGCCGTGCCGCAACGGCGATGCGGACCTGTGGTTCGCCGAGTCGCCGACCGAGCTGGAGCAGGCCAAGGAGCTCTGCGCCGGCTGTCCGGTGCGGGACGCCTGCCTGTCCGGCGCACTGTCCCGAGGTGAGCCGTGGGGGGTGTGGGGTGGCGAGATCTTCGACCGCGGTCAGGTGATCCCGCGCAAGCGGCCGAGGGGGCGTCCCCGCAAGGCCGACCTGGAACGCGACCGCGCCTACGCGCTGGCCGCCGGCTGCTGA
- a CDS encoding VOC family protein has product MLTSCYPVLATGDVAAARAFWTGPMGFQITFDADWYVSLRREGHEIAVLDRDHPTIPEAYRGRSAAGVLVNLEVDDVDAEWTRLVVRGGLPVALELRDEDFGQRHFIVSGPDGVLVDVITEIPPSPEFAAAFADGVGAGPA; this is encoded by the coding sequence GTGCTGACCAGCTGCTATCCCGTCCTCGCGACCGGCGACGTCGCTGCCGCACGCGCATTCTGGACCGGCCCGATGGGCTTCCAGATCACCTTCGACGCCGACTGGTACGTGAGCCTGCGGCGCGAGGGCCACGAGATCGCGGTGCTCGACCGCGACCACCCGACGATCCCCGAGGCGTACCGCGGGCGATCCGCGGCGGGCGTGCTGGTGAACCTCGAGGTCGACGACGTCGACGCCGAGTGGACGCGGCTGGTCGTGCGGGGCGGGCTGCCGGTCGCGCTGGAGCTGCGCGACGAGGACTTCGGTCAGCGGCACTTCATCGTCTCCGGGCCGGACGGGGTCCTCGTCGACGTGATCACCGAGATCCCGCCGTCGCCGGAGTTCGCCGCGGCCTTCGCCGACGGGGTGGGCGCGGGGCCCGCCTGA
- a CDS encoding TetR/AcrR family transcriptional regulator, whose protein sequence is MGVRAEQRERTRRALLDEAERLFARDGYGAVGLPAVVAGAGVTKGALYHQFDGKAGLFAAVLERVQERVAGRVVAAARGYPDDPWQQLLAGCRAFIEASTGPAAARIMLVDGPAVLGWPAWRDLDEQTSGRHLAAALRTLVEHGDLAPQPVEPLARLLSGAMNELAMWLAGPGTTAADRNAAQAALERTLAGLRSG, encoded by the coding sequence ATGGGTGTGCGGGCCGAGCAGCGGGAGCGGACCCGGCGGGCACTGCTCGACGAAGCCGAGCGGCTGTTCGCTCGGGACGGCTACGGCGCGGTCGGGCTACCGGCGGTCGTCGCCGGCGCCGGCGTCACCAAGGGGGCGCTCTACCACCAGTTCGACGGCAAGGCGGGACTGTTCGCGGCCGTCCTGGAACGCGTACAGGAGCGTGTCGCCGGCCGGGTCGTAGCCGCGGCCCGCGGCTACCCGGACGATCCGTGGCAGCAGCTGCTCGCCGGCTGCCGGGCGTTCATCGAGGCCAGCACCGGGCCGGCCGCTGCCCGGATCATGCTGGTCGACGGGCCTGCGGTGCTCGGCTGGCCGGCCTGGCGCGATCTCGACGAGCAGACATCCGGCCGTCATCTCGCCGCGGCGCTGCGGACACTGGTGGAGCACGGCGACCTGGCGCCGCAGCCGGTCGAGCCACTGGCCCGGCTGCTGTCCGGCGCGATGAACGAGCTGGCGATGTGGCTCGCCGGGCCGGGGACGACCGCCGCCGACCGGAACGCGGCTCAGGCCGCACTCGAACGGACCCTGGCCGGCCTCCGGTCAGGGTGA
- a CDS encoding ABC1 kinase family protein, translating into MSDIPRRTASRTAKLAGIPLGVAGRAAAGFGRRLTGGDRDEISAQLAAKGAEQLFEVLGELKGGAMKFGQALSVFEAAVPDEYAEPYREALTKLQTAAPPMPMTDVDHMLTQQFGRSWRSRFSEFDETPAASASIGQVHRAVWKRDGREVAVKVQYPGAEEALRSDLRQLGRMSRILQPLVPGMEIKPLVNELRDRMEEELDYRDEATYQREFAAFFEDDPDVKVPRVVGSAPKAVITEWVQARRLSSVIREGTREERDHAGEQLARFHYSAPDRTHLLHADPHPGNFGILDDGRLLVLDFGAVARMPDGMPPELVAMTKYALEGRGADLMTLMRSAGFVREGARVDQEQILGYLAPFTEPLETDEFHFSRRWIQSQAERVGDLRSPDAAIGRSLNLPPRFLLVHRVTMGTLGILCQLDARVRLREIVERWQPEMFEGPAAS; encoded by the coding sequence GTGAGCGACATTCCCCGCCGGACGGCATCGCGTACCGCCAAGCTCGCAGGCATCCCACTCGGCGTCGCGGGGCGGGCCGCGGCCGGTTTCGGCCGCCGGCTCACCGGTGGCGACCGGGACGAGATCTCGGCCCAGCTCGCGGCGAAGGGCGCCGAGCAGCTGTTCGAGGTGCTCGGCGAGCTCAAGGGCGGCGCCATGAAGTTCGGGCAGGCACTGTCCGTGTTCGAGGCGGCGGTCCCCGACGAGTACGCCGAGCCCTATCGCGAGGCGCTGACCAAGCTGCAGACCGCGGCGCCGCCGATGCCGATGACCGACGTCGACCACATGCTCACCCAGCAGTTCGGCCGCTCCTGGCGGTCCCGGTTCAGCGAGTTCGACGAGACCCCGGCCGCCTCGGCCAGCATCGGCCAGGTGCACCGCGCCGTGTGGAAGCGCGACGGCCGCGAGGTCGCGGTCAAGGTGCAGTACCCGGGCGCCGAGGAGGCCCTGCGCTCGGACCTGCGCCAGCTCGGGCGGATGAGCCGCATCCTGCAGCCGCTGGTCCCCGGGATGGAGATCAAGCCGCTGGTCAACGAGCTCCGCGATCGGATGGAGGAGGAGCTCGACTACCGCGACGAGGCCACCTACCAGCGTGAGTTCGCGGCGTTCTTCGAGGACGACCCGGACGTGAAGGTCCCGCGGGTGGTCGGCTCGGCCCCGAAGGCCGTCATCACCGAGTGGGTACAGGCGCGGCGGCTGTCCTCGGTCATCCGGGAGGGCACCCGGGAGGAGCGCGATCACGCCGGCGAGCAGCTGGCCCGGTTCCACTACTCGGCCCCGGACCGCACGCACCTGCTGCACGCCGACCCGCATCCGGGCAACTTCGGCATCCTCGACGACGGCCGGTTGCTGGTGCTCGACTTCGGCGCGGTCGCCCGGATGCCGGACGGTATGCCGCCCGAGCTGGTCGCGATGACCAAGTACGCGCTGGAGGGGCGCGGCGCCGACCTGATGACGCTGATGCGCTCGGCCGGGTTCGTCCGCGAGGGCGCCCGGGTCGACCAGGAGCAGATCCTCGGCTACCTGGCCCCCTTCACCGAGCCGCTGGAGACCGACGAGTTCCACTTCAGCCGGCGCTGGATCCAGTCGCAGGCCGAGCGGGTCGGTGACCTGCGCAGCCCGGACGCCGCGATCGGACGATCGCTGAACCTGCCGCCGCGCTTCCTGCTGGTCCACCGGGTGACGATGGGGACGCTCGGCATCCTCTGCCAGCTCGACGCCCGAGTGCGGCTGCGGGAGATCGTCGAGCGCTGGCAGCCGGAGATGTTCGAGGGGCCCGCGGCCTCCTGA
- a CDS encoding M48 metallopeptidase family protein, translating into MASSPVEVRRSARRKRMVSARREGDRVVVFIPGWMSAEQERDWVAEMVKRIEASEARRRSPGRRGDEALLRRANELSTRWLEGRAQPVSVRWVPTMRTRWASCTPDDRTIRISERLRDAPGWVVDYVLVHELGHLLSAAHDDVFWSWVYRYPRTERAIGYLEGLNAAASLGITGVDGDPATSDAPPEPTDALPDPPAAADALPDPPAAAAGS; encoded by the coding sequence ATGGCGAGCTCCCCGGTCGAGGTCCGACGCAGTGCCCGCCGGAAGCGGATGGTCAGCGCGCGCCGCGAGGGTGATCGCGTCGTCGTCTTCATCCCCGGCTGGATGTCCGCCGAGCAGGAACGTGACTGGGTCGCCGAGATGGTCAAGCGGATCGAGGCCAGCGAGGCCCGGCGGCGGTCACCGGGCCGCCGTGGCGACGAGGCGCTGCTCCGCCGGGCGAACGAGCTGTCGACACGCTGGCTGGAGGGCCGCGCGCAGCCCGTCTCGGTGCGCTGGGTCCCGACGATGCGGACCCGCTGGGCGTCGTGCACGCCGGACGACCGCACCATCCGGATCAGCGAGCGGCTCCGGGACGCCCCCGGCTGGGTCGTCGACTACGTCCTGGTGCACGAGCTGGGACATCTGCTGTCCGCCGCGCACGACGACGTCTTCTGGTCGTGGGTGTACCGCTACCCGCGTACCGAGCGCGCCATCGGCTACCTGGAGGGGCTGAATGCCGCGGCGTCGCTCGGGATCACCGGGGTGGACGGTGACCCGGCGACCTCCGACGCGCCCCCGGAGCCCACGGACGCACTGCCGGATCCGCCGGCAGCCGCCGATGCCCTGCCGGATCCTCCGGCGGCCGCCGCGGGCAGCTGA
- a CDS encoding zinc-dependent metalloprotease: MSDTPFGFGPADRDRDKDEEGRGPDSSAGSGDGSGGEQEGPKDPFGFGSHPTSGDTSGGQSGQQQNPFAAFGMGGLPGMPGMPGMPGGAGGNFDMSQLGQMLSQLGQMLSHGGSGSGDGGPVNYDLAAQLATQQLAQTTSSLTDDQRTAVTEAVRLAEMWLDPATEFPSAGGEVKAWTPSDWVRAGMPTWKRLCDPVARRLSSAWVEGLPEEVRSAAGPMLAMLGQMGGMAFGSQLGQGLAQLGKEVLTSTELGIPMGPERTTALLPEAIARFTDGLDRPAGEVTLYLAAREAAHQRLFTHVHWLRERLLGAVEDYARGITVDTSRIEELAQGIDPSNPESIQEAMQSGMFEPEDTPEQKAALARLETLLALVEGWVDTVVAEALGERLPGAGALRETMRRRRASGGPAEQAFATIVGLELRPRKLRAASELWQLLRDERGIDGRDAIWAHPDLIPSADDLDDPTAFVRGGSGGSVPDDPIAELERQMAEDARKEQAGAAPDAAGAPGGTDSSGSASDADGTPGSDGPAGSGGASGSGSASGSDGASGAEGPESEQGPGEPKRDS, translated from the coding sequence ATGAGCGACACCCCGTTCGGCTTCGGCCCCGCCGACCGCGACCGTGACAAGGACGAGGAAGGGCGCGGCCCCGACTCCTCCGCCGGCTCCGGCGACGGGTCCGGTGGCGAGCAGGAGGGGCCGAAGGATCCGTTCGGTTTCGGGTCGCACCCGACCTCCGGGGACACCTCCGGTGGCCAGTCCGGCCAGCAGCAGAACCCGTTCGCCGCGTTCGGCATGGGCGGGCTCCCCGGCATGCCCGGGATGCCGGGAATGCCGGGCGGTGCGGGCGGCAACTTCGACATGAGCCAGCTCGGCCAGATGCTGTCCCAGCTCGGCCAGATGCTCAGCCACGGGGGCAGCGGCTCCGGCGACGGCGGTCCGGTCAACTACGACCTCGCCGCCCAGCTCGCCACCCAGCAGCTCGCGCAGACGACGTCGTCGCTCACCGACGACCAGCGCACCGCGGTCACCGAGGCCGTCCGGCTCGCCGAGATGTGGCTGGACCCGGCCACCGAGTTCCCGTCCGCGGGGGGCGAGGTCAAGGCCTGGACGCCCAGTGACTGGGTGCGGGCCGGGATGCCGACCTGGAAGCGGCTCTGCGACCCGGTCGCCCGACGGCTGTCCTCGGCCTGGGTCGAGGGCCTGCCCGAGGAGGTCCGCAGTGCGGCCGGGCCGATGCTGGCGATGCTCGGCCAGATGGGCGGGATGGCGTTCGGCAGCCAGCTCGGCCAGGGCCTGGCGCAGCTCGGCAAGGAGGTGCTGACCTCGACCGAGCTCGGCATCCCGATGGGCCCGGAGCGCACCACGGCGCTGCTGCCCGAGGCGATCGCCCGGTTCACCGACGGCCTGGACCGCCCGGCCGGCGAGGTGACCCTCTACCTGGCCGCCCGCGAGGCCGCCCACCAGCGCCTGTTCACGCACGTGCACTGGCTGCGGGAGCGGCTGCTCGGCGCGGTCGAGGACTACGCCCGCGGCATCACCGTCGACACCTCCCGGATCGAGGAGCTGGCCCAGGGCATCGACCCGTCGAACCCGGAGTCGATCCAGGAGGCCATGCAGTCCGGCATGTTCGAGCCGGAGGACACCCCGGAGCAGAAGGCCGCACTGGCCCGCCTGGAGACGCTGCTCGCGCTCGTCGAGGGCTGGGTGGACACCGTTGTCGCCGAGGCACTCGGCGAGCGACTGCCCGGCGCGGGCGCGCTGCGCGAGACGATGCGTCGCCGCCGCGCCTCGGGCGGTCCGGCCGAGCAGGCGTTCGCGACGATCGTCGGGCTGGAGCTGCGACCGCGCAAGCTCCGGGCCGCCTCCGAGCTGTGGCAGCTGCTGCGCGACGAGCGCGGGATCGACGGCCGGGACGCCATCTGGGCGCACCCGGACCTGATCCCGTCGGCGGACGACCTCGACGATCCCACCGCGTTCGTCCGCGGTGGCTCCGGTGGCAGCGTCCCGGACGACCCGATCGCGGAGCTGGAGCGTCAGATGGCCGAGGACGCGCGGAAGGAGCAGGCAGGCGCCGCTCCGGATGCCGCGGGCGCCCCGGGCGGGACCGACAGCTCCGGCAGTGCCTCCGACGCCGACGGCACGCCCGGCTCGGACGGGCCCGCCGGTTCCGGCGGCGCTTCCGGCTCCGGCAGCGCTTCCGGCTCCGACGGTGCCTCCGGTGCCGAGGGGCCGGAGTCCGAGCAGGGACCCGGCGAGCCGAAGCGCGACTCCTGA
- a CDS encoding YlbL family protein: MGLRSSTWLTALLVLLGLTVVGSVVPAPVVALGPGPTFDTLGDVDGTPVVSAEGLPTYPTEGHLNMTTVGVTDGITTIRALGLWASGTHRLAPRSSLYPPGRSTDEVTAENQQEFDSSIAYAEAAALNHLGLPTRVTVGTLTDDSPSAGVLEVGDEIRDVGGAPVTSVQALLDALAGTRPGEPLALTISRDGGAPREVTVTPAPHPSDPERAFLGITPATTPADGQRLSITLGDVGGPSAGLMFSLALVDKLTPGPLTGGRFVAGTGTINAEGQVGPISGIRFKMIKAQEVGAETFLVPAANCAEAASDAPDGLQLVRVGTLDEAVGALETLDAGGTPASCTG, translated from the coding sequence GTGGGCCTTCGATCCTCGACGTGGCTGACGGCGCTGCTGGTGCTGTTGGGGCTGACCGTCGTCGGATCGGTGGTGCCCGCCCCGGTCGTCGCACTGGGCCCCGGCCCCACCTTCGACACCCTCGGCGACGTCGACGGCACCCCGGTGGTGTCCGCGGAGGGGCTGCCGACCTACCCCACCGAGGGGCACCTCAACATGACCACCGTCGGCGTCACCGACGGGATCACGACGATCCGGGCACTGGGGCTGTGGGCATCCGGGACGCACCGGCTCGCGCCGCGGTCGTCGCTCTACCCGCCCGGTCGCAGCACCGACGAGGTCACCGCGGAGAACCAGCAGGAGTTCGACAGCTCGATCGCCTACGCCGAGGCCGCCGCGCTCAACCACCTCGGCCTGCCCACCCGGGTGACGGTCGGCACGCTCACCGACGACTCGCCGTCGGCCGGGGTGCTCGAGGTGGGCGACGAGATCCGTGACGTCGGCGGCGCCCCGGTCACCTCGGTGCAGGCACTGCTCGACGCGCTCGCCGGCACCCGGCCCGGTGAGCCGCTGGCCCTCACGATCTCCCGTGACGGCGGCGCGCCGCGCGAGGTCACCGTGACCCCGGCCCCGCACCCCAGCGATCCGGAACGGGCCTTCCTCGGTATCACCCCGGCGACCACGCCGGCCGACGGGCAGCGGCTCTCGATCACCCTCGGCGACGTCGGCGGCCCCTCCGCCGGCCTGATGTTCAGCCTCGCGCTGGTGGACAAGCTGACCCCGGGACCGCTGACCGGCGGACGCTTCGTCGCCGGCACGGGCACCATCAACGCCGAGGGCCAGGTGGGCCCGATCAGCGGCATCCGGTTCAAGATGATCAAAGCGCAGGAGGTCGGCGCGGAGACCTTCCTGGTCCCCGCCGCGAACTGCGCCGAGGCCGCGTCGGACGCGCCCGACGGCCTGCAGCTCGTCCGGGTCGGGACGCTCGACGAGGCCGTCGGTGCGCTGGAGACCCTGGACGCGGGTGGCACGCCCGCGTCCTGCACCGGCTGA
- a CDS encoding UPF0182 family protein — protein MRPPVGAPSLTRRTRILLAAAGVLVVLLLGGSRLLNFYVDYQWFGEVGFRGVQLTRLFTQIVLFGVVGLVVGGLVALTLWLAYRYRPVFVPVSGPEDPVARYRTTIIQRLRLFAVGVPVAIGLIAGLAAPVQWQAVQMFLHGTPFGQADPEFGNDIAFYAFTLPFLRMVLNWLFVAIALCFVLALVTHYIFGGIRLSGRSGFVSTAARAQLAVLAGVFVLLKAVAYWFDRYDLLWSNRNSQTFYGATYTDLNAVLPAKLILLIIAVVCALAFFYAAFRQNLQIPAVAVVMLVISSILVGTAFPLVLQQFVVAPNANEREAPSIERNIAATRDAFGIGPDNVNIVPYAGESEATPAQVRADTDTIPNIRLLDPGKLNRTFTQLQQRRNFYGFAPNLDIDRYTVDGETQDYVVAAREMDANALVGNQQDWINRHLVYTHGNGFVAAPANQVNEALEDAGGQGGLPLFTVSDTQSDGRIPVDQPRIYYGELLDNQYSIVGAEEGTPPREYDSDEAQYTYTGAGGVPVGGLFNRAVFALAYGERNILFNSSINPESKIMYVRNPRDRVQAVAPWLTLDNDPYPAVVDGRIQWIVDGYTTLRDYPYAERVELGDATADSRLGPDGQQLPNETISYLRNSVKATVDAYDGTVKLYEFDENDPVLKTWEKAFPGSVTPRSEISPDLEAHLRYPEDQFKVQRELLTRYHVDNPGEFFSTVSFWDVPSDPTAPGGAEGGAQDAQPPYYLYAGLPNQDGASFQLTSALVSLRRQFLASYVSAASDPENYGQITVLQLPNETQTLGPQQVQAQFLGSPEVSQEINLLRQNQTTIDYGNLLTLPVAGGLLYVEPVYIERAGQDSSYPQLARVLVSYGGRVGYNASLSAALDEVFGAGAGDAAGGAAPTTGEQPAQQEPPDPNGAETPAPPAAPTGAQATAAQGIRDALNDLRSAQQSGDFARQGDALAELDRAVQEFQNSGG, from the coding sequence ATGCGGCCCCCTGTGGGAGCGCCGTCGCTGACCCGCCGAACCCGGATCCTGCTGGCCGCCGCGGGCGTCCTCGTAGTGCTTCTGCTCGGTGGCTCGCGGCTGCTGAACTTCTATGTCGACTACCAGTGGTTCGGTGAGGTCGGGTTCCGGGGCGTCCAGCTCACCCGGCTGTTCACCCAGATCGTGCTGTTCGGCGTGGTGGGTCTGGTGGTCGGCGGTCTCGTCGCACTGACCCTGTGGCTGGCCTACCGCTACCGCCCGGTGTTCGTGCCGGTCTCCGGCCCGGAGGACCCGGTCGCCCGCTACCGGACGACGATCATCCAGCGGCTCCGGCTGTTCGCCGTCGGGGTGCCGGTCGCGATCGGCCTGATCGCCGGCCTGGCCGCGCCGGTGCAGTGGCAGGCCGTGCAGATGTTCCTGCACGGCACGCCGTTCGGACAGGCGGACCCGGAGTTCGGCAACGACATCGCGTTCTACGCCTTCACCCTGCCGTTCCTGCGGATGGTGCTGAACTGGCTGTTCGTCGCGATCGCGCTGTGCTTCGTGCTGGCGCTGGTCACCCACTACATCTTCGGCGGGATCCGGCTGTCCGGCCGGTCCGGCTTCGTCTCCACCGCGGCCCGGGCCCAGCTCGCCGTGCTGGCCGGCGTGTTCGTGCTGCTCAAGGCGGTCGCCTACTGGTTCGACCGGTACGACCTGTTGTGGTCGAACCGGAACTCGCAGACGTTCTACGGCGCCACCTATACCGACCTGAACGCGGTGCTGCCGGCGAAACTGATCCTGTTGATCATCGCCGTGGTGTGTGCGCTGGCGTTCTTCTACGCGGCGTTCCGGCAGAACCTGCAGATCCCGGCGGTCGCGGTGGTGATGCTGGTGATCTCGTCGATCCTGGTCGGCACGGCGTTCCCGCTGGTGCTGCAGCAGTTCGTGGTGGCGCCGAACGCGAACGAGCGTGAGGCACCCTCGATCGAACGGAACATCGCGGCGACCCGGGACGCGTTCGGCATCGGGCCGGACAACGTCAATATCGTGCCCTACGCCGGGGAGTCCGAGGCGACACCGGCGCAGGTCCGCGCCGACACCGACACCATCCCGAACATCCGGCTGCTCGACCCGGGCAAGCTGAACCGCACGTTCACCCAGCTCCAGCAGCGCCGGAACTTCTACGGCTTCGCGCCGAACCTGGACATCGACCGGTACACGGTCGACGGCGAGACCCAGGACTACGTCGTCGCGGCCCGCGAGATGGACGCGAACGCGCTCGTCGGCAACCAGCAGGACTGGATCAACCGGCACCTCGTCTACACGCACGGCAACGGCTTCGTGGCCGCGCCGGCGAACCAGGTCAACGAGGCACTGGAGGACGCGGGCGGCCAGGGCGGTCTGCCGCTGTTCACCGTCAGCGACACCCAGAGCGACGGCCGGATCCCGGTCGACCAGCCGCGGATCTACTACGGCGAGCTGCTGGACAACCAGTACTCGATCGTCGGCGCCGAGGAGGGCACCCCGCCGCGGGAGTACGACTCGGACGAGGCGCAGTACACCTACACCGGCGCCGGCGGCGTCCCGGTCGGCGGGCTGTTCAACCGGGCCGTGTTCGCACTGGCCTACGGCGAGCGGAACATCCTGTTCAACAGCTCGATCAACCCCGAGTCGAAGATCATGTACGTCCGCAACCCGCGGGACCGGGTGCAGGCCGTCGCCCCGTGGCTGACGTTGGACAACGACCCGTACCCGGCCGTCGTCGACGGGCGGATCCAGTGGATCGTCGACGGCTACACGACGCTGCGGGACTACCCGTACGCCGAGCGGGTCGAGCTGGGCGATGCCACGGCCGACTCGCGGCTCGGGCCGGACGGCCAGCAGCTGCCGAACGAGACGATCAGCTACCTGCGCAACTCGGTGAAGGCCACGGTCGACGCCTACGACGGCACCGTGAAGCTCTACGAGTTCGACGAGAACGACCCCGTCCTGAAGACCTGGGAGAAGGCGTTCCCCGGCTCGGTGACCCCGCGCTCGGAGATCAGCCCCGATCTGGAGGCGCACCTGCGCTACCCGGAGGACCAGTTCAAGGTCCAGCGGGAGCTGCTGACCCGGTACCACGTGGACAACCCCGGTGAGTTCTTCTCGACGGTGTCGTTCTGGGACGTCCCGTCCGACCCGACGGCGCCCGGTGGGGCCGAGGGCGGCGCGCAGGACGCGCAGCCGCCGTACTACCTCTACGCCGGGCTGCCGAACCAGGACGGCGCGTCGTTCCAGCTCACCAGCGCGCTGGTGAGCCTGCGCCGGCAGTTCCTCGCCTCCTACGTCTCGGCCGCCTCCGATCCGGAGAACTACGGCCAGATCACCGTGCTGCAGTTGCCCAACGAGACCCAGACGCTGGGGCCGCAGCAGGTGCAGGCCCAGTTCCTGGGCTCGCCGGAGGTCTCGCAGGAGATCAACCTGCTCCGCCAGAACCAGACCACCATCGACTACGGCAACCTGCTCACCCTCCCGGTGGCCGGTGGGCTGCTCTACGTCGAGCCGGTCTACATCGAGCGGGCCGGGCAGGACTCGTCCTACCCGCAGCTCGCCCGGGTCCTGGTGAGCTACGGCGGCCGGGTCGGCTACAACGCCAGCCTCTCCGCCGCACTGGACGAGGTGTTCGGGGCGGGTGCCGGCGACGCTGCCGGTGGTGCAGCGCCGACCACCGGCGAGCAGCCCGCCCAGCAGGAGCCCCCGGACCCGAACGGGGCCGAGACCCCGGCACCGCCGGCCGCACCCACCGGTGCGCAGGCGACCGCGGCGCAGGGGATCCGGGACGCGCTGAACGACCTCAGGTCGGCTCAGCAGTCCGGTGACTTCGCCCGCCAGGGCGACGCGCTGGCCGAGCTGGACCGCGCGGTCCAGGAGTTCCAGAACTCCGGCGGCTGA
- a CDS encoding class I SAM-dependent methyltransferase produces the protein MADHYFTATPSVASRPGEVRLHADGVDLTLATDSGVFSGGRIDRGTRVLLDAAPMPPVRGPLLDVGCGYGPIALTLAARRRRLPVWAVDLNERALGLTRANADSAGLGNVTACRPDEVPEDVAFAGIYSNPPIRSGKPALHALLLRWLSRLMPEGRAWLVVAKNLGSDSLQRWLEQEQGFPTARLVSEKGYRVLEVAPREA, from the coding sequence GTGGCAGACCACTACTTCACGGCCACGCCGTCGGTCGCGAGCCGGCCGGGCGAGGTCCGGCTGCACGCCGACGGCGTGGACCTGACTCTCGCGACCGACTCCGGCGTGTTCTCCGGCGGCCGGATCGACCGGGGCACCCGGGTGCTGCTGGACGCGGCACCGATGCCTCCGGTTCGCGGGCCGCTGCTGGACGTCGGCTGCGGCTACGGCCCGATCGCGCTCACCCTCGCCGCCCGACGCAGGCGGCTGCCGGTGTGGGCGGTGGACCTCAACGAGCGCGCACTCGGCCTCACCCGGGCCAACGCCGACAGCGCCGGACTGGGCAACGTGACGGCCTGCCGGCCGGACGAGGTGCCCGAGGACGTGGCGTTCGCCGGGATCTACTCCAACCCCCCGATCCGCTCCGGGAAGCCGGCCCTGCACGCCCTGCTGCTGCGCTGGCTGTCCCGGCTGATGCCGGAGGGCCGGGCCTGGCTGGTCGTCGCGAAGAACCTGGGATCGGACTCGTTGCAGCGGTGGCTGGAGCAGGAGCAGGGATTCCCGACGGCCCGGCTCGTCTCGGAGAAGGGCTACCGGGTGCTGGAGGTCGCGCCGCGCGAAGCGTGA
- a CDS encoding RNA-binding S4 domain-containing protein gives MTPPAADVPIRDEPIRIGQFLKLANLAEDGGHARELLESGQVTVNGEPEYRRGAQLRRGDVVAVDGRSVRPV, from the coding sequence ATGACGCCTCCTGCGGCCGACGTGCCGATCCGCGACGAGCCGATCCGGATCGGCCAGTTCCTCAAGCTCGCGAACCTCGCCGAGGACGGCGGCCACGCCCGCGAACTGCTGGAGTCCGGCCAGGTCACGGTGAACGGCGAGCCGGAGTACCGGCGCGGCGCTCAGCTGCGCCGGGGCGACGTGGTGGCCGTCGACGGCCGGAGTGTGCGCCCGGTGTGA